One segment of Arvicanthis niloticus isolate mArvNil1 chromosome 5, mArvNil1.pat.X, whole genome shotgun sequence DNA contains the following:
- the Plekhg5 gene encoding pleckstrin homology domain-containing family G member 5 isoform X5 has translation MDKGRAAKVCHHADCQQLHHRGPLNLCEACDSKFHNTMHYDGHVRFDLPPQGSILARNVSTRSCPPRTSPAADLEEEEEGCTDGKGDRKSAGLRISKKKARRRYTDDPSKECFTLKFDLNVDIETEIVPAMKKKSLGEVLLPVFERKGIALSKVDIYLDQSNTPLSLTFEAYRFGGHYLRVKAKPGDEGKVEQGLKDSKSLSLPVLRPSGAGPPVSERVDPQSRRESSLDILAPGRRRKNMSEFLGEASIPGQEPPAPSSCSLPVGSSGGTSGASSSSNESWKNRAASRFSGFFSSSPSTAAFGREVDKMEQLESKLHAYSLFGLPRMPRRLRFDHDSWEEGEEDDEEDEDSSGLRLEDSWRELIDGHEKLTRRQCHQQEAVWELLHTEVSYIRKLRVITNLFLCCLLNLQESGLLCEVEAERLFSNIPEIARLHRGLWGSVMVPVLEKARRTRALLQPGDFLKGFKMFGSLFKPYIRYCMEEEGCMEYMRGLLRDNDLFRAYVTWAEKHQQCQRLKLSDMLAKPHQRLTKYPLLLKSVLRKTDEPRAKEAIITMISSAESFIHHVNACMRQRQERQRLAGVVSRIDAYEVVEGSNDEVDKLLKEFLHLDLTAPMPGTSPEETRQLLLEGSLRMKEGRDSKMDVYCFLFTDLLLVTKAVKKAERTKVIRPPLLVDKIVCRELRDPGSFLLIYLNEFHSAVGAYTFQASSQALCRSWVDTIYNAQNQLQQLRAQLCAQEHPGSQHLQSLEEEEDEQEEEGEESGTSAASSPTILRKSSNSLSSEHRASDGSTETLAMVVVEPGETLSSPEFDRGPFSSQSDETSLSNTTSSITPTSELLPLGPVDGRSCSMDSAYGTLSPTSLQDFVAPHPVVEPVPVPQTPSLPPSPRLRRRTPVQLLPRLPHLLKSKSEASLLQLLSGTATCVVPPAPSRSLSELCLITMAPGVRTQSSLQEGGPGWNGSGGCGPCHGPQLSESENRPSPMTGGLVDSARSRCREMPSGTVPRVQPEPPSGISAQHRKLTLAQLYRIRTTLLLNSTLTASEV, from the exons GTATGCCATCATGCCGACTGCCAGCAGCTGCACCACCGGGGGCCTCTCAACCTATGTGAGGCTTGTGACAGCAAGTTCCACAACACCATGCATTATGACGGGCATGTCCGATTTGACCTGCCCCCGCAGG GCTCTATCCTGGCCCGGAATGTTTCCACCCGGTCCTGTCCTCCACGCACCAGCCCTGCTGCAGacctggaggaagaggaggaaggctgTACTGACGGAAAAGG GGACAGGAAGAGCGCGGGCCTAAGAATCTCTAAGAAGAAAGCAAGGAGGAGGTACACAGAT GACCCAAGCAAGGAGTGCTTCACCTTGAAATTTGACCTGAATGTGGACATCGAAACAGAAATTGTGCCAGCCATGAAGAAGAAGTCACTGGG GGAGGTGTTGCTACCTGTTTTTGAGAGGAAGGGCATCGCACTGAGCAAAGTGGATATCTACCTGGATCAATCCAACACACCCCTGTCCCTCACCTTTGAGGCCTACAGGTTTGGAGGACACTACCTGCGGGTCAAAG CCAAGCCAGGGGACGAGGGCAAGGTGGAGCAGGGACTAAAGGATTCCAAGTCCCTCAGTCTGCCAGTACTAAGGCCCAGTGGGGCTGGGCCCCCCGTGTCGGAGCGTGTGGACCCTCAGAGTCGCCGAGAGAGCAGTCTAGACATCTTG GCCCCCGGCCGCCGTAGAAAGAACATGTCTGAGTTCCTGGGGGAGGCAAGCATCCCTGGGCAGGAGCCCCCTGCACCTTCCAGCTGTTCTCTGCCCGTTGGCAGCAGTGGGGGCACCAGCGGTGCCAGCAGTAGCAGCAACGAGAGCTGGAAGAACCGGGCGGCCAGTCGCTTCAGCGGCTTCTTCAGTTCTAGCCCTAGTACCGCAGCCTTTGGCCGG GAGGTAGACAAGATGGAACAGCTGGAGAGCAAGCTACATGCCTATAGCCTTTTCGGGCTACCCCGGATGCCCAGGAGGCTGCGCTTTGACCATGACtcctgggaggagggagaggaagatgatgaggaaGATGAAGACAGTTCAGGCCTGAGGCTGGAGGACAGCTGGAGGGAGCTCATTGATGGGCATGAG AAGCTGACCCGGCGGCAGTGCCACCAACAGGAGGCTGTGTGGGAACTCCTACACACAGAAGTCTCCTATATCCGGAAATTACGTGTGATCACCAAC ctGTTCCTGTGTTGTCTTCTTAATCTGCAAGAGTCGGGGCTCCTGTGTGAG GTGGAGGCTGAACGCTTGTTCAGCAACATCCCTGAGATCGCAAGGCTGCACCGCGGGCTGTGGGGCAGCGTGATGGTGCCGGTGCTGGAGAAGGCGCGGCGGACGCGGGCGCTGCTGCAGCCCGGCGACTTTCTCAAAGGTTTCAAGATG TTCGGCTCACTCTTCAAGCCATACATCCGATACTGTATGGAGGAGGAGGGCTGCATGGAGTACATGCGCGGCCTGCTGCGTGACAACGATCTGTTCCGCGCGTATGTCACG TGGGCGGAGAAGCATCAGCAGTGCCAGCGGCTGAAGCTGAGCGACATGCTGGCCAAGCCCCACCAGCGGCTCACTAAGTACCCACTGCTGCTCAAGTCGGTGCTGAGGAAGACGGATGAGCCCCGGGCCAAGGAAGCCATCATCACCATG ATCAGCTCTGCGGAAAGTTTCATACACCACGTGAACGCGTGCATGCGGCAGCGGCAGGAGCGGCAGCGCCTGGCGGGGGTGGTGAGCCGGATTGATGCCTACGAGGTTGTGGAGGGCAGCAACGACGAGGTGGATAAG CTCCTAAAGGAATTTCTACATCTGGACCTGACAGCACCCATGCCTGGCACCTCCCCTGAAGAGACGCGACAACTGCTGCTGGAAGGGAGCCTGAGGATGAAGGAGGGGAGAGATAGCAAG ATGGACGTGTACTGTTTCCTGTTCACTGACCTACTCTTGGTGACCAAGGCCgtgaagaaggcagagagaactaAGGTCATCAGGCCACCACTCCTGGTGGACAAGATCGTGTGCCGGGAGCTTCGGGACCCTG gttccttcctcctcatctacCTGAATGAATTCCACAGTGCCGTGGGGGCCTACACATTCCAGGCCAGCAGCCAGGCCTTGTGCCGGAGCTGGGTGGACACTATTTACAATGCACAG AACCAACTGCAGCAGCTGCGTGCTCAGCTCTGTGCACAGGAGCATCCAGGCAGCCAGCACCTACAGAgcctggaagaggaggaggatgagcaagaggaggagggtgaAGAGAGTGGTACCTCAgctgccagctctcccaccatCCTTAGAAAGAGCAGCAACAGCCTCAGCTCTGAACACCG TGCCTCAGATGGCTCCACTGAGACGCTGGCCATGGTTGTGGTAGAGCCTGGGGAGACACTGTCTTCCCCCGAGTTTGACCGAGGTCCTTTCAGCTCCCAGTCAGACGAGACCTCTCTTAGCAACACGACTTCATCCATCACCCCCACCAGCGAGCTGCTGCCCCTGGGCCCTGTGGATGGCCGCTCTTGCTCCATGGACTCCGCCTATGGGACCCTGTCCCCCACTTCCCTTCAAGACTTTGTGGCTCCACACCCTGTGGTCgagcctgtgcctgtgcctcaGACCCCTtcactcccaccctcaccccgCCTCCGCCGCCGTACTCCAGTCCAGCTGCTCCCTCGCCTGCCCCACCTGCTCAAGTCCAAATCTGAGGCTAGCCTCCTGCAGTTACTGTCAGGAACTGCCACCTGTGTTGTGCCCCCGGCTCCTAGTCGCAGCCTGTCAGAACTGTGCCTGATCACTATGGCTCCTGGGGTTAGGACTCAGAGCTCCCTTCAGGAAGGTGGGCCTGGCTGGAATGGCTCAGGTGGGTGTGGCCCCTGCCATGGCCCACAGTTGTCAGAGTCTGAGAACAGACCCAGCCCCATGACTGGGGGACTTGTAGATTCTGCCAGAAGTAGGTGCAGAGAGATGCCTTCTGGGACTGTGCCCAGGGTGCAGCCTGAGCCTCCCTCAGGGATCTCCGCCCAACACAGGAAGCTGACCCTGGCCCAGCTCTACCGGATCAGGACCACCCTGCTGCTTAATTCCACGCTCACTGCCTC GGAGGTGTGA
- the Plekhg5 gene encoding pleckstrin homology domain-containing family G member 5 isoform X2, producing MFLYWRKRGTYELEALPGDLGQLELGAVERFSWSSTLDVIDDLGEDQSPAEEKGLRCQNPACMDKGRAAKVCHHADCQQLHHRGPLNLCEACDSKFHNTMHYDGHVRFDLPPQGSILARNVSTRSCPPRTSPAADLEEEEEGCTDGKGDRKSAGLRISKKKARRRYTDDPSKECFTLKFDLNVDIETEIVPAMKKKSLGEVLLPVFERKGIALSKVDIYLDQSNTPLSLTFEAYRFGGHYLRVKAKPGDEGKVEQGLKDSKSLSLPVLRPSGAGPPVSERVDPQSRRESSLDILAPGRRRKNMSEFLGEASIPGQEPPAPSSCSLPVGSSGGTSGASSSSNESWKNRAASRFSGFFSSSPSTAAFGREVDKMEQLESKLHAYSLFGLPRMPRRLRFDHDSWEEGEEDDEEDEDSSGLRLEDSWRELIDGHEKLTRRQCHQQEAVWELLHTEVSYIRKLRVITNLFLCCLLNLQESGLLCEVEAERLFSNIPEIARLHRGLWGSVMVPVLEKARRTRALLQPGDFLKGFKMFGSLFKPYIRYCMEEEGCMEYMRGLLRDNDLFRAYVTWAEKHQQCQRLKLSDMLAKPHQRLTKYPLLLKSVLRKTDEPRAKEAIITMISSAESFIHHVNACMRQRQERQRLAGVVSRIDAYEVVEGSNDEVDKLLKEFLHLDLTAPMPGTSPEETRQLLLEGSLRMKEGRDSKMDVYCFLFTDLLLVTKAVKKAERTKVIRPPLLVDKIVCRELRDPGSFLLIYLNEFHSAVGAYTFQASSQALCRSWVDTIYNAQNQLQQLRAQLCAQEHPGSQHLQSLEEEEDEQEEEGEESGTSAASSPTILRKSSNSLSSEHRASDGSTETLAMVVVEPGETLSSPEFDRGPFSSQSDETSLSNTTSSITPTSELLPLGPVDGRSCSMDSAYGTLSPTSLQDFVAPHPVVEPVPVPQTPSLPPSPRLRRRTPVQLLPRLPHLLKSKSEASLLQLLSGTATCVVPPAPSRSLSELCLITMAPGVRTQSSLQEGGPGWNGSGGCGPCHGPQLSESENRPSPMTGGLVDSARSRCREMPSGTVPRVQPEPPSGISAQHRKLTLAQLYRIRTTLLLNSTLTAS from the exons GTATGCCATCATGCCGACTGCCAGCAGCTGCACCACCGGGGGCCTCTCAACCTATGTGAGGCTTGTGACAGCAAGTTCCACAACACCATGCATTATGACGGGCATGTCCGATTTGACCTGCCCCCGCAGG GCTCTATCCTGGCCCGGAATGTTTCCACCCGGTCCTGTCCTCCACGCACCAGCCCTGCTGCAGacctggaggaagaggaggaaggctgTACTGACGGAAAAGG GGACAGGAAGAGCGCGGGCCTAAGAATCTCTAAGAAGAAAGCAAGGAGGAGGTACACAGAT GACCCAAGCAAGGAGTGCTTCACCTTGAAATTTGACCTGAATGTGGACATCGAAACAGAAATTGTGCCAGCCATGAAGAAGAAGTCACTGGG GGAGGTGTTGCTACCTGTTTTTGAGAGGAAGGGCATCGCACTGAGCAAAGTGGATATCTACCTGGATCAATCCAACACACCCCTGTCCCTCACCTTTGAGGCCTACAGGTTTGGAGGACACTACCTGCGGGTCAAAG CCAAGCCAGGGGACGAGGGCAAGGTGGAGCAGGGACTAAAGGATTCCAAGTCCCTCAGTCTGCCAGTACTAAGGCCCAGTGGGGCTGGGCCCCCCGTGTCGGAGCGTGTGGACCCTCAGAGTCGCCGAGAGAGCAGTCTAGACATCTTG GCCCCCGGCCGCCGTAGAAAGAACATGTCTGAGTTCCTGGGGGAGGCAAGCATCCCTGGGCAGGAGCCCCCTGCACCTTCCAGCTGTTCTCTGCCCGTTGGCAGCAGTGGGGGCACCAGCGGTGCCAGCAGTAGCAGCAACGAGAGCTGGAAGAACCGGGCGGCCAGTCGCTTCAGCGGCTTCTTCAGTTCTAGCCCTAGTACCGCAGCCTTTGGCCGG GAGGTAGACAAGATGGAACAGCTGGAGAGCAAGCTACATGCCTATAGCCTTTTCGGGCTACCCCGGATGCCCAGGAGGCTGCGCTTTGACCATGACtcctgggaggagggagaggaagatgatgaggaaGATGAAGACAGTTCAGGCCTGAGGCTGGAGGACAGCTGGAGGGAGCTCATTGATGGGCATGAG AAGCTGACCCGGCGGCAGTGCCACCAACAGGAGGCTGTGTGGGAACTCCTACACACAGAAGTCTCCTATATCCGGAAATTACGTGTGATCACCAAC ctGTTCCTGTGTTGTCTTCTTAATCTGCAAGAGTCGGGGCTCCTGTGTGAG GTGGAGGCTGAACGCTTGTTCAGCAACATCCCTGAGATCGCAAGGCTGCACCGCGGGCTGTGGGGCAGCGTGATGGTGCCGGTGCTGGAGAAGGCGCGGCGGACGCGGGCGCTGCTGCAGCCCGGCGACTTTCTCAAAGGTTTCAAGATG TTCGGCTCACTCTTCAAGCCATACATCCGATACTGTATGGAGGAGGAGGGCTGCATGGAGTACATGCGCGGCCTGCTGCGTGACAACGATCTGTTCCGCGCGTATGTCACG TGGGCGGAGAAGCATCAGCAGTGCCAGCGGCTGAAGCTGAGCGACATGCTGGCCAAGCCCCACCAGCGGCTCACTAAGTACCCACTGCTGCTCAAGTCGGTGCTGAGGAAGACGGATGAGCCCCGGGCCAAGGAAGCCATCATCACCATG ATCAGCTCTGCGGAAAGTTTCATACACCACGTGAACGCGTGCATGCGGCAGCGGCAGGAGCGGCAGCGCCTGGCGGGGGTGGTGAGCCGGATTGATGCCTACGAGGTTGTGGAGGGCAGCAACGACGAGGTGGATAAG CTCCTAAAGGAATTTCTACATCTGGACCTGACAGCACCCATGCCTGGCACCTCCCCTGAAGAGACGCGACAACTGCTGCTGGAAGGGAGCCTGAGGATGAAGGAGGGGAGAGATAGCAAG ATGGACGTGTACTGTTTCCTGTTCACTGACCTACTCTTGGTGACCAAGGCCgtgaagaaggcagagagaactaAGGTCATCAGGCCACCACTCCTGGTGGACAAGATCGTGTGCCGGGAGCTTCGGGACCCTG gttccttcctcctcatctacCTGAATGAATTCCACAGTGCCGTGGGGGCCTACACATTCCAGGCCAGCAGCCAGGCCTTGTGCCGGAGCTGGGTGGACACTATTTACAATGCACAG AACCAACTGCAGCAGCTGCGTGCTCAGCTCTGTGCACAGGAGCATCCAGGCAGCCAGCACCTACAGAgcctggaagaggaggaggatgagcaagaggaggagggtgaAGAGAGTGGTACCTCAgctgccagctctcccaccatCCTTAGAAAGAGCAGCAACAGCCTCAGCTCTGAACACCG TGCCTCAGATGGCTCCACTGAGACGCTGGCCATGGTTGTGGTAGAGCCTGGGGAGACACTGTCTTCCCCCGAGTTTGACCGAGGTCCTTTCAGCTCCCAGTCAGACGAGACCTCTCTTAGCAACACGACTTCATCCATCACCCCCACCAGCGAGCTGCTGCCCCTGGGCCCTGTGGATGGCCGCTCTTGCTCCATGGACTCCGCCTATGGGACCCTGTCCCCCACTTCCCTTCAAGACTTTGTGGCTCCACACCCTGTGGTCgagcctgtgcctgtgcctcaGACCCCTtcactcccaccctcaccccgCCTCCGCCGCCGTACTCCAGTCCAGCTGCTCCCTCGCCTGCCCCACCTGCTCAAGTCCAAATCTGAGGCTAGCCTCCTGCAGTTACTGTCAGGAACTGCCACCTGTGTTGTGCCCCCGGCTCCTAGTCGCAGCCTGTCAGAACTGTGCCTGATCACTATGGCTCCTGGGGTTAGGACTCAGAGCTCCCTTCAGGAAGGTGGGCCTGGCTGGAATGGCTCAGGTGGGTGTGGCCCCTGCCATGGCCCACAGTTGTCAGAGTCTGAGAACAGACCCAGCCCCATGACTGGGGGACTTGTAGATTCTGCCAGAAGTAGGTGCAGAGAGATGCCTTCTGGGACTGTGCCCAGGGTGCAGCCTGAGCCTCCCTCAGGGATCTCCGCCCAACACAGGAAGCTGACCCTGGCCCAGCTCTACCGGATCAGGACCACCCTGCTGCTTAATTCCACGCTCACTGCCTCGTGA
- the Plekhg5 gene encoding pleckstrin homology domain-containing family G member 5 isoform X3: MGTGPGVSGRRAAARPSSELPSPDSQSLWVGVHVHSSENQVCHHADCQQLHHRGPLNLCEACDSKFHNTMHYDGHVRFDLPPQGSILARNVSTRSCPPRTSPAADLEEEEEGCTDGKGDRKSAGLRISKKKARRRYTDDPSKECFTLKFDLNVDIETEIVPAMKKKSLGEVLLPVFERKGIALSKVDIYLDQSNTPLSLTFEAYRFGGHYLRVKAKPGDEGKVEQGLKDSKSLSLPVLRPSGAGPPVSERVDPQSRRESSLDILAPGRRRKNMSEFLGEASIPGQEPPAPSSCSLPVGSSGGTSGASSSSNESWKNRAASRFSGFFSSSPSTAAFGREVDKMEQLESKLHAYSLFGLPRMPRRLRFDHDSWEEGEEDDEEDEDSSGLRLEDSWRELIDGHEKLTRRQCHQQEAVWELLHTEVSYIRKLRVITNLFLCCLLNLQESGLLCEVEAERLFSNIPEIARLHRGLWGSVMVPVLEKARRTRALLQPGDFLKGFKMFGSLFKPYIRYCMEEEGCMEYMRGLLRDNDLFRAYVTWAEKHQQCQRLKLSDMLAKPHQRLTKYPLLLKSVLRKTDEPRAKEAIITMISSAESFIHHVNACMRQRQERQRLAGVVSRIDAYEVVEGSNDEVDKLLKEFLHLDLTAPMPGTSPEETRQLLLEGSLRMKEGRDSKMDVYCFLFTDLLLVTKAVKKAERTKVIRPPLLVDKIVCRELRDPGSFLLIYLNEFHSAVGAYTFQASSQALCRSWVDTIYNAQNQLQQLRAQLCAQEHPGSQHLQSLEEEEDEQEEEGEESGTSAASSPTILRKSSNSLSSEHRASDGSTETLAMVVVEPGETLSSPEFDRGPFSSQSDETSLSNTTSSITPTSELLPLGPVDGRSCSMDSAYGTLSPTSLQDFVAPHPVVEPVPVPQTPSLPPSPRLRRRTPVQLLPRLPHLLKSKSEASLLQLLSGTATCVVPPAPSRSLSELCLITMAPGVRTQSSLQEGGPGWNGSGGCGPCHGPQLSESENRPSPMTGGLVDSARSRCREMPSGTVPRVQPEPPSGISAQHRKLTLAQLYRIRTTLLLNSTLTASEV; the protein is encoded by the exons GTATGCCATCATGCCGACTGCCAGCAGCTGCACCACCGGGGGCCTCTCAACCTATGTGAGGCTTGTGACAGCAAGTTCCACAACACCATGCATTATGACGGGCATGTCCGATTTGACCTGCCCCCGCAGG GCTCTATCCTGGCCCGGAATGTTTCCACCCGGTCCTGTCCTCCACGCACCAGCCCTGCTGCAGacctggaggaagaggaggaaggctgTACTGACGGAAAAGG GGACAGGAAGAGCGCGGGCCTAAGAATCTCTAAGAAGAAAGCAAGGAGGAGGTACACAGAT GACCCAAGCAAGGAGTGCTTCACCTTGAAATTTGACCTGAATGTGGACATCGAAACAGAAATTGTGCCAGCCATGAAGAAGAAGTCACTGGG GGAGGTGTTGCTACCTGTTTTTGAGAGGAAGGGCATCGCACTGAGCAAAGTGGATATCTACCTGGATCAATCCAACACACCCCTGTCCCTCACCTTTGAGGCCTACAGGTTTGGAGGACACTACCTGCGGGTCAAAG CCAAGCCAGGGGACGAGGGCAAGGTGGAGCAGGGACTAAAGGATTCCAAGTCCCTCAGTCTGCCAGTACTAAGGCCCAGTGGGGCTGGGCCCCCCGTGTCGGAGCGTGTGGACCCTCAGAGTCGCCGAGAGAGCAGTCTAGACATCTTG GCCCCCGGCCGCCGTAGAAAGAACATGTCTGAGTTCCTGGGGGAGGCAAGCATCCCTGGGCAGGAGCCCCCTGCACCTTCCAGCTGTTCTCTGCCCGTTGGCAGCAGTGGGGGCACCAGCGGTGCCAGCAGTAGCAGCAACGAGAGCTGGAAGAACCGGGCGGCCAGTCGCTTCAGCGGCTTCTTCAGTTCTAGCCCTAGTACCGCAGCCTTTGGCCGG GAGGTAGACAAGATGGAACAGCTGGAGAGCAAGCTACATGCCTATAGCCTTTTCGGGCTACCCCGGATGCCCAGGAGGCTGCGCTTTGACCATGACtcctgggaggagggagaggaagatgatgaggaaGATGAAGACAGTTCAGGCCTGAGGCTGGAGGACAGCTGGAGGGAGCTCATTGATGGGCATGAG AAGCTGACCCGGCGGCAGTGCCACCAACAGGAGGCTGTGTGGGAACTCCTACACACAGAAGTCTCCTATATCCGGAAATTACGTGTGATCACCAAC ctGTTCCTGTGTTGTCTTCTTAATCTGCAAGAGTCGGGGCTCCTGTGTGAG GTGGAGGCTGAACGCTTGTTCAGCAACATCCCTGAGATCGCAAGGCTGCACCGCGGGCTGTGGGGCAGCGTGATGGTGCCGGTGCTGGAGAAGGCGCGGCGGACGCGGGCGCTGCTGCAGCCCGGCGACTTTCTCAAAGGTTTCAAGATG TTCGGCTCACTCTTCAAGCCATACATCCGATACTGTATGGAGGAGGAGGGCTGCATGGAGTACATGCGCGGCCTGCTGCGTGACAACGATCTGTTCCGCGCGTATGTCACG TGGGCGGAGAAGCATCAGCAGTGCCAGCGGCTGAAGCTGAGCGACATGCTGGCCAAGCCCCACCAGCGGCTCACTAAGTACCCACTGCTGCTCAAGTCGGTGCTGAGGAAGACGGATGAGCCCCGGGCCAAGGAAGCCATCATCACCATG ATCAGCTCTGCGGAAAGTTTCATACACCACGTGAACGCGTGCATGCGGCAGCGGCAGGAGCGGCAGCGCCTGGCGGGGGTGGTGAGCCGGATTGATGCCTACGAGGTTGTGGAGGGCAGCAACGACGAGGTGGATAAG CTCCTAAAGGAATTTCTACATCTGGACCTGACAGCACCCATGCCTGGCACCTCCCCTGAAGAGACGCGACAACTGCTGCTGGAAGGGAGCCTGAGGATGAAGGAGGGGAGAGATAGCAAG ATGGACGTGTACTGTTTCCTGTTCACTGACCTACTCTTGGTGACCAAGGCCgtgaagaaggcagagagaactaAGGTCATCAGGCCACCACTCCTGGTGGACAAGATCGTGTGCCGGGAGCTTCGGGACCCTG gttccttcctcctcatctacCTGAATGAATTCCACAGTGCCGTGGGGGCCTACACATTCCAGGCCAGCAGCCAGGCCTTGTGCCGGAGCTGGGTGGACACTATTTACAATGCACAG AACCAACTGCAGCAGCTGCGTGCTCAGCTCTGTGCACAGGAGCATCCAGGCAGCCAGCACCTACAGAgcctggaagaggaggaggatgagcaagaggaggagggtgaAGAGAGTGGTACCTCAgctgccagctctcccaccatCCTTAGAAAGAGCAGCAACAGCCTCAGCTCTGAACACCG TGCCTCAGATGGCTCCACTGAGACGCTGGCCATGGTTGTGGTAGAGCCTGGGGAGACACTGTCTTCCCCCGAGTTTGACCGAGGTCCTTTCAGCTCCCAGTCAGACGAGACCTCTCTTAGCAACACGACTTCATCCATCACCCCCACCAGCGAGCTGCTGCCCCTGGGCCCTGTGGATGGCCGCTCTTGCTCCATGGACTCCGCCTATGGGACCCTGTCCCCCACTTCCCTTCAAGACTTTGTGGCTCCACACCCTGTGGTCgagcctgtgcctgtgcctcaGACCCCTtcactcccaccctcaccccgCCTCCGCCGCCGTACTCCAGTCCAGCTGCTCCCTCGCCTGCCCCACCTGCTCAAGTCCAAATCTGAGGCTAGCCTCCTGCAGTTACTGTCAGGAACTGCCACCTGTGTTGTGCCCCCGGCTCCTAGTCGCAGCCTGTCAGAACTGTGCCTGATCACTATGGCTCCTGGGGTTAGGACTCAGAGCTCCCTTCAGGAAGGTGGGCCTGGCTGGAATGGCTCAGGTGGGTGTGGCCCCTGCCATGGCCCACAGTTGTCAGAGTCTGAGAACAGACCCAGCCCCATGACTGGGGGACTTGTAGATTCTGCCAGAAGTAGGTGCAGAGAGATGCCTTCTGGGACTGTGCCCAGGGTGCAGCCTGAGCCTCCCTCAGGGATCTCCGCCCAACACAGGAAGCTGACCCTGGCCCAGCTCTACCGGATCAGGACCACCCTGCTGCTTAATTCCACGCTCACTGCCTC GGAGGTGTGA